A single Triticum dicoccoides isolate Atlit2015 ecotype Zavitan chromosome 2A, WEW_v2.0, whole genome shotgun sequence DNA region contains:
- the LOC119353711 gene encoding transcription factor MYB88-like isoform X3: MATGPDLTSSSAADAAAAAASSAAKKDRHIVSWSAQEDDVLRAQIAHHGTDNWTVIATQFKDKTARQCRRRWYNYLNTECKKGGWSREEDMLLCEAQKLLGNKWTEIAKVVSGRTDNAVKNRFSTLCKRRAKDDELFEENGTVCSNASAKRVLTQSGGVTCAAPGSSPPIKNMSSCKPDFKENIAPNMKSFAQQKSIQQDSRQPLASICPDNQSVNIVKTQSLVTKTSTKQLHGEEQSCVKHEGNFLKRNDPKLATLLQQADLLSSLATKVNTENTSQSMDEAWQKLQHHLVKKDDNDMSESSMSGTASLLDDLDDLIVDPYENEEEDEQKSREQNGATSQMAPDQIMDNCPVDQIAEESSLCGNTLSSTMEPCPVAEILAHINLGEAAEDMGLHFMEYSSPTRAAQAQQAKADAEIPASVDLSESAEVQAEQAKADAEIPVSVDLSEAAEGSWSQFMEYTSPAHTVLHAEGDAETPASVKLREAAEGSLPQCMEHMSPAHTLLRAKRDSEIPASANSNEAAEGSWSQFMEYMSPAHIVLHAKADAETPASVNLGEAAEGSLPQCMEPMSPAHTLLRAKTDYEIPASANLSEAAKYDSLQCTECTSPARADLQAKADEEISENFSEVAQDSRLQCAKFTSLAHTASKGKAVAKKGTSENCSDVPEDSSTQPCMEFTSPAHTVPTFHPFTDNVPTPKITASERNFLLSVLELASPGSKPETSQQPSCKRALLNSL; encoded by the exons ATGGCGACCGGCCCCGATCtgacctcctcctccgccgccgacgccgccgccgccgccgcctcgtcggcGGCCAAGAAGGACCGCCACATCGTCAGTTGGAGCGCCCAG GAGGATGACGTGCTTCGCGCTCAGATTGCGCACCATGGAACTGACAA TTGGACAGTCATAGCCACACAATTCAAGGATAAGACTGCCAGGCAGTGCAGGAGGAG ATGGTACAATTATTTGAATACAGAGTGCAAGAAAGGCGGGTGGTCTCGTGAAGAGGATATGCTTTTATGTGAG GCTCAAAAGCTTCTTGGTAACAAATGGACTGAAATAGCAAAGGTTGTCTCAGGCAG AACTGATAATGCAGTGAAGAATCGATTTTCTACGTTATGCAAAAGGCGGGCCAAGGATGACGAACTATTCGAGGAAAATGGCACAGTATGCTCCAATGCAAGTGCAAAGAGGGTACTGACACAGTCTGGTGGCGTCACATGTGCTGCACCTGGCTCCTCACCACCTATTAAGAACATGAG CTCTTGCAAACCTGATTTCAAGGAGAACATAGCACCAAATATGAAGTCATTTGCACAGCAAAAGAGCATACAACAGGATTCTCGGCAACCCCTTGCTAGCATTTGTCCAGACAATCAGAGTGTGAATATTGTAAAAACCCAGAGTCTTGTCACTAAAACCTCaacaaagcaattacatggcgaagaACAGAGCT GTGTGAAGCATGAGGGTAATTTTTTGAAAAGGAATGATCCAAAACTTGCTACTTTACTTCAGCAAGCTGACTTGCTTTCTTCCCTAGCaacaaaagtaaatactgaaaatacAAGCCAAAGCATGGATGAAGCCTGGCAG AAACTACAGCATCATTTGGTTAAGAAAGATGATAATGACATGTCAGAGAGCAGTATGTCTGGAACAGCTTCACTCCTAGACGATCTCGACGATTTAATTGTTGATCCCTAtgagaatgaagaagaagatgaacagaAGTCCAG AGAGCAGAACGGAGCAACATCACAAATGGCTCCTGATCAAATAATGGATAATTGCCCAGTAGATCAAATCGCAGAAGAAAGTAGCCTTTGTGGAAACACACTATCTAGTACTATGGAACCTTGCCCAG TTGCAGAAATTCTAGCTCATATAAACTTGGGTGAGGCTGCGGAAGATATGGGGCTTCATTTCATGGAATACAGTTCTCCTACTCGTGCAGCTCAAGCTCAGCAAGCTAAAGCAGATGCAGAAATACCAGCGTCTGTAGACTTGAGTGAGTCTGCCGAAG TTCAAGCTGAGCAGGCTAAAGCAGATGCAGAAATACCAGTGTCCGTAGACTTGAGTGAGGCTGCCGAAGGTAGCTGGTCTCAGTTTATGGAATACACGTCTCCTGCTCATACAGTTTTGCATGCTGAAGGAGATGCAGAAACACCAGCATCTGTAAAGTTGAGGGAGGCTGCTGAAGGTAGCCTGCCTCAGTGTATGGAACATATGTCTCCTGCTCATACACTTCTGCGAGCTAAAAGAGATTCTGAAATACCAGCATCCGCAAACTCGAATGAGGCTGCAGAAGGTAGCTGGTCTCAATTTATGGAATACATGTCTCCTGCTCATATAGTTTTACATGCTAAAGCAGATGCAGAAACACCAGCATCCGTAAATTTGGGTGAGGCTGCCGAAGGTAGCCTGCCTCAATGTATGGAACCCATGTCTCCTGCTCATACACTTCTGCGAGCTAAAACAGATTATGAAATACCAGCATCAGCAAACTTGAGTGAGGCTGCCAAATATGACAGTCTTCAGTGTACAGAATGCACCTCTCCTGCTCGTGCAGATTTGCAAGCTAAAGCAGATGAAGAAATATCGGAGAATTTCAGTGAGGTTGCCCAAGATAGCAGGCTTCAATGTGCTAAATTTACTTCCCTTGCTCACACTGCTAGCAAAGGTAAAGCAGTTGCGAAGAAAGGAACTTCAGAGAACTGCAGCGACGTTCCCGAAGATAGCAGCACCCAGCCATGCATGGAATTCACCTCTCCTGCTCACACAGTTCCAACTTTCCATCCATTCACAGATAACGTGCCAACTCCAAAAATTACTGCCAGT GAGAGAAATTTTTTGCTGTCTGTGCTTGAGTTGGCCTCACCTGGATCGAAGCCAGAAACTTCTCAGCAGCCTTCTTGCAAAAGGGCTCTTCTTAATAGCCTTTGA
- the LOC119353711 gene encoding transcription factor MYB88-like isoform X1, which produces MATGPDLTSSSAADAAAAAASSAAKKDRHIVSWSAQEDDVLRAQIAHHGTDNWTVIATQFKDKTARQCRRRWYNYLNTECKKGGWSREEDMLLCEAQKLLGNKWTEIAKVVSGRTDNAVKNRFSTLCKRRAKDDELFEENGTVCSNASAKRVLTQSGGVTCAAPGSSPPIKNMSSCKPDFKENIAPNMKSFAQQKSIQQDSRQPLASICPDNQSVNIVKTQSLVTKTSTKQLHGEEQSCVKHEGNFLKRNDPKLATLLQQADLLSSLATKVNTENTSQSMDEAWQKLQHHLVKKDDNDMSESSMSGTASLLDDLDDLIVDPYENEEEDEQKSREQNGATSQMAPDQIMDNCPVDQIAEESSLCGNTLSSTMEPCPVAEILAHINLGEAAEDMGLHFMEYSSPTRAAQAQQAKADAEIPASVDLSESAEGSWSQFMEYTSPAHTVLHANSSPAHTVQAEQAKADAEIPVSVDLSEAAEGSWSQFMEYTSPAHTVLHAEGDAETPASVKLREAAEGSLPQCMEHMSPAHTLLRAKRDSEIPASANSNEAAEGSWSQFMEYMSPAHIVLHAKADAETPASVNLGEAAEGSLPQCMEPMSPAHTLLRAKTDYEIPASANLSEAAKYDSLQCTECTSPARADLQAKADEEISENFSEVAQDSRLQCAKFTSLAHTASKGKAVAKKGTSENCSDVPEDSSTQPCMEFTSPAHTVPTFHPFTDNVPTPKITASERNFLLSVLELASPGSKPETSQQPSCKRALLNSL; this is translated from the exons ATGGCGACCGGCCCCGATCtgacctcctcctccgccgccgacgccgccgccgccgccgcctcgtcggcGGCCAAGAAGGACCGCCACATCGTCAGTTGGAGCGCCCAG GAGGATGACGTGCTTCGCGCTCAGATTGCGCACCATGGAACTGACAA TTGGACAGTCATAGCCACACAATTCAAGGATAAGACTGCCAGGCAGTGCAGGAGGAG ATGGTACAATTATTTGAATACAGAGTGCAAGAAAGGCGGGTGGTCTCGTGAAGAGGATATGCTTTTATGTGAG GCTCAAAAGCTTCTTGGTAACAAATGGACTGAAATAGCAAAGGTTGTCTCAGGCAG AACTGATAATGCAGTGAAGAATCGATTTTCTACGTTATGCAAAAGGCGGGCCAAGGATGACGAACTATTCGAGGAAAATGGCACAGTATGCTCCAATGCAAGTGCAAAGAGGGTACTGACACAGTCTGGTGGCGTCACATGTGCTGCACCTGGCTCCTCACCACCTATTAAGAACATGAG CTCTTGCAAACCTGATTTCAAGGAGAACATAGCACCAAATATGAAGTCATTTGCACAGCAAAAGAGCATACAACAGGATTCTCGGCAACCCCTTGCTAGCATTTGTCCAGACAATCAGAGTGTGAATATTGTAAAAACCCAGAGTCTTGTCACTAAAACCTCaacaaagcaattacatggcgaagaACAGAGCT GTGTGAAGCATGAGGGTAATTTTTTGAAAAGGAATGATCCAAAACTTGCTACTTTACTTCAGCAAGCTGACTTGCTTTCTTCCCTAGCaacaaaagtaaatactgaaaatacAAGCCAAAGCATGGATGAAGCCTGGCAG AAACTACAGCATCATTTGGTTAAGAAAGATGATAATGACATGTCAGAGAGCAGTATGTCTGGAACAGCTTCACTCCTAGACGATCTCGACGATTTAATTGTTGATCCCTAtgagaatgaagaagaagatgaacagaAGTCCAG AGAGCAGAACGGAGCAACATCACAAATGGCTCCTGATCAAATAATGGATAATTGCCCAGTAGATCAAATCGCAGAAGAAAGTAGCCTTTGTGGAAACACACTATCTAGTACTATGGAACCTTGCCCAG TTGCAGAAATTCTAGCTCATATAAACTTGGGTGAGGCTGCGGAAGATATGGGGCTTCATTTCATGGAATACAGTTCTCCTACTCGTGCAGCTCAAGCTCAGCAAGCTAAAGCAGATGCAGAAATACCAGCGTCTGTAGACTTGAGTGAGTCTGCCGAAGGTAGCTGGTCTCAGTTTATGGAATACACATCTCCCGCTCATACAGTTTTGCATGCTAACAGTTCTCCTGCTCATACAGTTCAAGCTGAGCAGGCTAAAGCAGATGCAGAAATACCAGTGTCCGTAGACTTGAGTGAGGCTGCCGAAGGTAGCTGGTCTCAGTTTATGGAATACACGTCTCCTGCTCATACAGTTTTGCATGCTGAAGGAGATGCAGAAACACCAGCATCTGTAAAGTTGAGGGAGGCTGCTGAAGGTAGCCTGCCTCAGTGTATGGAACATATGTCTCCTGCTCATACACTTCTGCGAGCTAAAAGAGATTCTGAAATACCAGCATCCGCAAACTCGAATGAGGCTGCAGAAGGTAGCTGGTCTCAATTTATGGAATACATGTCTCCTGCTCATATAGTTTTACATGCTAAAGCAGATGCAGAAACACCAGCATCCGTAAATTTGGGTGAGGCTGCCGAAGGTAGCCTGCCTCAATGTATGGAACCCATGTCTCCTGCTCATACACTTCTGCGAGCTAAAACAGATTATGAAATACCAGCATCAGCAAACTTGAGTGAGGCTGCCAAATATGACAGTCTTCAGTGTACAGAATGCACCTCTCCTGCTCGTGCAGATTTGCAAGCTAAAGCAGATGAAGAAATATCGGAGAATTTCAGTGAGGTTGCCCAAGATAGCAGGCTTCAATGTGCTAAATTTACTTCCCTTGCTCACACTGCTAGCAAAGGTAAAGCAGTTGCGAAGAAAGGAACTTCAGAGAACTGCAGCGACGTTCCCGAAGATAGCAGCACCCAGCCATGCATGGAATTCACCTCTCCTGCTCACACAGTTCCAACTTTCCATCCATTCACAGATAACGTGCCAACTCCAAAAATTACTGCCAGT GAGAGAAATTTTTTGCTGTCTGTGCTTGAGTTGGCCTCACCTGGATCGAAGCCAGAAACTTCTCAGCAGCCTTCTTGCAAAAGGGCTCTTCTTAATAGCCTTTGA
- the LOC119353712 gene encoding uncharacterized protein LOC119353712 produces MDFDFDCAAASPGGQWMGETASRRRQRRLSSSSLRAYLTPAFDAVAAAGQGGISPSSYSSGGLELGFDTSLLRLRRTCFSANAELDSRRLLYSPQSPPPPQQQQARPRPMYAMADHEAAYLYAPKRQAGGLTGAPGFPELKQTFSNFRSPDGAVILGNRPDLLSTPKPGSTTPSGQAVSAAAQPTEEEDDLIAEALYGRSGRRRLPIFREICPE; encoded by the exons ATGGACTTCGACTTCgactgcgccgccgcctcgcccggcgGCCAGTGGATGGGCGAGACGGCGTCGCGGCGCCGGCAGCGCCGCCTCTCGTCCTCGTCGCTCAGGGCGTACCTCACGCCGGCcttcgacgccgtcgccgccgccggccaggGGGGCATCTCCCCTTCCTCGTACTCGTCGGGCGGGCTGGAGCTCGGGTTCGACACGTcgctcctccgcctccgccgcacCTGCTTCTCCGCCAACGCCGAGCTGGACAGCCGCCGCCTCCTCTACTCGccgcagtcgccgccgccgccgcagcagcagcagGCGCGGCCACGGCCGATGTACGCGATGGCGGACCATGAGGCGGCCTACCTCTACGCGCCGAAACGCCAG GCTGGCGGGCTCACTGGCGCACCAGGTTTTCCCGAACTCAAGCAAACATTTTCCAACTTCCGATCACCAGATGGTGCTGTCATCCTAGGAAACAGGCCGGACCTTCTGTCGACACCGAAACCTGGTTCGACGACACCTTCAGGGCAGGCGGTGTCTGCAGCAGCACAGCcaaccgaggaggaagacgacctgATAGCCGAGGCCCTCTACGGGCGCAGCGGCCGACGCAGGCTGCCCATCTTCAGGGAAATCTGCCCGGAATAG
- the LOC119353713 gene encoding uncharacterized protein LOC119353713: MCGKGRNNGLASPAGTSGTATAIVALASLLLAASVVVFLVSPPAPAADEKPPEPVELAIGVAGHEGWLDALRAWAKLACLKLRPLEPRCDLRSSGSMKKAAKQSLAMGKEAVEQTAVSAARAAEETIGRTTEKVRRKVSPSPSTSSAPLADGDL, translated from the exons ATGTGCGGAAAGGGCCGGAACAACGGGCTCGCGTCGCCGGCGGGGACAAGCGGCACGGCGACCGCCATCGTCGCCCTCGCGTCGCTGCTCCTCGCGGCCTCGGTCGTCGTCTTCCTCGtgtcgccgccggcgccggcggcggacGAGAAGCCCCCCGAGCCGGTGGAGCTCGCCATCGGCGTCGCCGGGCACGAGGGCTGGCTGGACGCGCTCCGGGCGTGGGCCAAGCTGGCGTGCCTCAAGCTCCGCCCGCTCGAGCCAAG GTGTGATCTGAGGAGCTCGGGGTCGATGAAGAAGGCGGCCAAGCAGAGCCTGGCGATGGGCAAGGAGGCCGTGGAGCAGACGGCGGTGTCGGCGGCGAGGGCCGCCGAGGAGACCATCGGGAGGACCACCGAGAAGGTGCGGAGGAAGGTCTCCCCGTCGCCGTCGACGTCGTCGGCGCCACTCGCCGATGGAGACCTGTGA
- the LOC119353711 gene encoding transcription factor MYB88-like isoform X2: MATGPDLTSSSAADAAAAAASSAAKKDRHIVSWSAQEDDVLRAQIAHHGTDNWTVIATQFKDKTARQCRRRWYNYLNTECKKGGWSREEDMLLCEAQKLLGNKWTEIAKVVSGRTDNAVKNRFSTLCKRRAKDDELFEENGTVCSNASAKRVLTQSGGVTCAAPGSSPPIKNMSSCKPDFKENIAPNMKSFAQQKSIQQDSRQPLASICPDNQSVNIVKTQSLVTKTSTKQLHGEEQSCVKHEGNFLKRNDPKLATLLQQADLLSSLATKVNTENTSQSMDEAWQKLQHHLVKKDDNDMSESSMSGTASLLDDLDDLIVDPYENEEEDEQKSREQNGATSQMAPDQIMDNCPVDQIAEESSLCGNTLSSTMEPCPEILAHINLGEAAEDMGLHFMEYSSPTRAAQAQQAKADAEIPASVDLSESAEGSWSQFMEYTSPAHTVLHANSSPAHTVQAEQAKADAEIPVSVDLSEAAEGSWSQFMEYTSPAHTVLHAEGDAETPASVKLREAAEGSLPQCMEHMSPAHTLLRAKRDSEIPASANSNEAAEGSWSQFMEYMSPAHIVLHAKADAETPASVNLGEAAEGSLPQCMEPMSPAHTLLRAKTDYEIPASANLSEAAKYDSLQCTECTSPARADLQAKADEEISENFSEVAQDSRLQCAKFTSLAHTASKGKAVAKKGTSENCSDVPEDSSTQPCMEFTSPAHTVPTFHPFTDNVPTPKITASERNFLLSVLELASPGSKPETSQQPSCKRALLNSL, from the exons ATGGCGACCGGCCCCGATCtgacctcctcctccgccgccgacgccgccgccgccgccgcctcgtcggcGGCCAAGAAGGACCGCCACATCGTCAGTTGGAGCGCCCAG GAGGATGACGTGCTTCGCGCTCAGATTGCGCACCATGGAACTGACAA TTGGACAGTCATAGCCACACAATTCAAGGATAAGACTGCCAGGCAGTGCAGGAGGAG ATGGTACAATTATTTGAATACAGAGTGCAAGAAAGGCGGGTGGTCTCGTGAAGAGGATATGCTTTTATGTGAG GCTCAAAAGCTTCTTGGTAACAAATGGACTGAAATAGCAAAGGTTGTCTCAGGCAG AACTGATAATGCAGTGAAGAATCGATTTTCTACGTTATGCAAAAGGCGGGCCAAGGATGACGAACTATTCGAGGAAAATGGCACAGTATGCTCCAATGCAAGTGCAAAGAGGGTACTGACACAGTCTGGTGGCGTCACATGTGCTGCACCTGGCTCCTCACCACCTATTAAGAACATGAG CTCTTGCAAACCTGATTTCAAGGAGAACATAGCACCAAATATGAAGTCATTTGCACAGCAAAAGAGCATACAACAGGATTCTCGGCAACCCCTTGCTAGCATTTGTCCAGACAATCAGAGTGTGAATATTGTAAAAACCCAGAGTCTTGTCACTAAAACCTCaacaaagcaattacatggcgaagaACAGAGCT GTGTGAAGCATGAGGGTAATTTTTTGAAAAGGAATGATCCAAAACTTGCTACTTTACTTCAGCAAGCTGACTTGCTTTCTTCCCTAGCaacaaaagtaaatactgaaaatacAAGCCAAAGCATGGATGAAGCCTGGCAG AAACTACAGCATCATTTGGTTAAGAAAGATGATAATGACATGTCAGAGAGCAGTATGTCTGGAACAGCTTCACTCCTAGACGATCTCGACGATTTAATTGTTGATCCCTAtgagaatgaagaagaagatgaacagaAGTCCAG AGAGCAGAACGGAGCAACATCACAAATGGCTCCTGATCAAATAATGGATAATTGCCCAGTAGATCAAATCGCAGAAGAAAGTAGCCTTTGTGGAAACACACTATCTAGTACTATGGAACCTTGCCCAG AAATTCTAGCTCATATAAACTTGGGTGAGGCTGCGGAAGATATGGGGCTTCATTTCATGGAATACAGTTCTCCTACTCGTGCAGCTCAAGCTCAGCAAGCTAAAGCAGATGCAGAAATACCAGCGTCTGTAGACTTGAGTGAGTCTGCCGAAGGTAGCTGGTCTCAGTTTATGGAATACACATCTCCCGCTCATACAGTTTTGCATGCTAACAGTTCTCCTGCTCATACAGTTCAAGCTGAGCAGGCTAAAGCAGATGCAGAAATACCAGTGTCCGTAGACTTGAGTGAGGCTGCCGAAGGTAGCTGGTCTCAGTTTATGGAATACACGTCTCCTGCTCATACAGTTTTGCATGCTGAAGGAGATGCAGAAACACCAGCATCTGTAAAGTTGAGGGAGGCTGCTGAAGGTAGCCTGCCTCAGTGTATGGAACATATGTCTCCTGCTCATACACTTCTGCGAGCTAAAAGAGATTCTGAAATACCAGCATCCGCAAACTCGAATGAGGCTGCAGAAGGTAGCTGGTCTCAATTTATGGAATACATGTCTCCTGCTCATATAGTTTTACATGCTAAAGCAGATGCAGAAACACCAGCATCCGTAAATTTGGGTGAGGCTGCCGAAGGTAGCCTGCCTCAATGTATGGAACCCATGTCTCCTGCTCATACACTTCTGCGAGCTAAAACAGATTATGAAATACCAGCATCAGCAAACTTGAGTGAGGCTGCCAAATATGACAGTCTTCAGTGTACAGAATGCACCTCTCCTGCTCGTGCAGATTTGCAAGCTAAAGCAGATGAAGAAATATCGGAGAATTTCAGTGAGGTTGCCCAAGATAGCAGGCTTCAATGTGCTAAATTTACTTCCCTTGCTCACACTGCTAGCAAAGGTAAAGCAGTTGCGAAGAAAGGAACTTCAGAGAACTGCAGCGACGTTCCCGAAGATAGCAGCACCCAGCCATGCATGGAATTCACCTCTCCTGCTCACACAGTTCCAACTTTCCATCCATTCACAGATAACGTGCCAACTCCAAAAATTACTGCCAGT GAGAGAAATTTTTTGCTGTCTGTGCTTGAGTTGGCCTCACCTGGATCGAAGCCAGAAACTTCTCAGCAGCCTTCTTGCAAAAGGGCTCTTCTTAATAGCCTTTGA
- the LOC119353711 gene encoding transcription factor MYB88-like isoform X4 has translation MATGPDLTSSSAADAAAAAASSAAKKDRHIVSWSAQEDDVLRAQIAHHGTDNWTVIATQFKDKTARQCRRRWYNYLNTECKKGGWSREEDMLLCEAQKLLGNKWTEIAKVVSGRTDNAVKNRFSTLCKRRAKDDELFEENGTVCSNASAKRVLTQSGGVTCAAPGSSPPIKNMSSCKPDFKENIAPNMKSFAQQKSIQQDSRQPLASICPDNQSVNIVKTQSLVTKTSTKQLHGEEQSCVKHEGNFLKRNDPKLATLLQQADLLSSLATKVNTENTSQSMDEAWQKLQHHLVKKDDNDMSESSMSGTASLLDDLDDLIVDPYENEEEDEQKSREQNGATSQMAPDQIMDNCPVDQIAEESSLCGNTLSSTMEPCPEILAHINLGEAAEDMGLHFMEYSSPTRAAQAQQAKADAEIPASVDLSESAEVQAEQAKADAEIPVSVDLSEAAEGSWSQFMEYTSPAHTVLHAEGDAETPASVKLREAAEGSLPQCMEHMSPAHTLLRAKRDSEIPASANSNEAAEGSWSQFMEYMSPAHIVLHAKADAETPASVNLGEAAEGSLPQCMEPMSPAHTLLRAKTDYEIPASANLSEAAKYDSLQCTECTSPARADLQAKADEEISENFSEVAQDSRLQCAKFTSLAHTASKGKAVAKKGTSENCSDVPEDSSTQPCMEFTSPAHTVPTFHPFTDNVPTPKITASERNFLLSVLELASPGSKPETSQQPSCKRALLNSL, from the exons ATGGCGACCGGCCCCGATCtgacctcctcctccgccgccgacgccgccgccgccgccgcctcgtcggcGGCCAAGAAGGACCGCCACATCGTCAGTTGGAGCGCCCAG GAGGATGACGTGCTTCGCGCTCAGATTGCGCACCATGGAACTGACAA TTGGACAGTCATAGCCACACAATTCAAGGATAAGACTGCCAGGCAGTGCAGGAGGAG ATGGTACAATTATTTGAATACAGAGTGCAAGAAAGGCGGGTGGTCTCGTGAAGAGGATATGCTTTTATGTGAG GCTCAAAAGCTTCTTGGTAACAAATGGACTGAAATAGCAAAGGTTGTCTCAGGCAG AACTGATAATGCAGTGAAGAATCGATTTTCTACGTTATGCAAAAGGCGGGCCAAGGATGACGAACTATTCGAGGAAAATGGCACAGTATGCTCCAATGCAAGTGCAAAGAGGGTACTGACACAGTCTGGTGGCGTCACATGTGCTGCACCTGGCTCCTCACCACCTATTAAGAACATGAG CTCTTGCAAACCTGATTTCAAGGAGAACATAGCACCAAATATGAAGTCATTTGCACAGCAAAAGAGCATACAACAGGATTCTCGGCAACCCCTTGCTAGCATTTGTCCAGACAATCAGAGTGTGAATATTGTAAAAACCCAGAGTCTTGTCACTAAAACCTCaacaaagcaattacatggcgaagaACAGAGCT GTGTGAAGCATGAGGGTAATTTTTTGAAAAGGAATGATCCAAAACTTGCTACTTTACTTCAGCAAGCTGACTTGCTTTCTTCCCTAGCaacaaaagtaaatactgaaaatacAAGCCAAAGCATGGATGAAGCCTGGCAG AAACTACAGCATCATTTGGTTAAGAAAGATGATAATGACATGTCAGAGAGCAGTATGTCTGGAACAGCTTCACTCCTAGACGATCTCGACGATTTAATTGTTGATCCCTAtgagaatgaagaagaagatgaacagaAGTCCAG AGAGCAGAACGGAGCAACATCACAAATGGCTCCTGATCAAATAATGGATAATTGCCCAGTAGATCAAATCGCAGAAGAAAGTAGCCTTTGTGGAAACACACTATCTAGTACTATGGAACCTTGCCCAG AAATTCTAGCTCATATAAACTTGGGTGAGGCTGCGGAAGATATGGGGCTTCATTTCATGGAATACAGTTCTCCTACTCGTGCAGCTCAAGCTCAGCAAGCTAAAGCAGATGCAGAAATACCAGCGTCTGTAGACTTGAGTGAGTCTGCCGAAG TTCAAGCTGAGCAGGCTAAAGCAGATGCAGAAATACCAGTGTCCGTAGACTTGAGTGAGGCTGCCGAAGGTAGCTGGTCTCAGTTTATGGAATACACGTCTCCTGCTCATACAGTTTTGCATGCTGAAGGAGATGCAGAAACACCAGCATCTGTAAAGTTGAGGGAGGCTGCTGAAGGTAGCCTGCCTCAGTGTATGGAACATATGTCTCCTGCTCATACACTTCTGCGAGCTAAAAGAGATTCTGAAATACCAGCATCCGCAAACTCGAATGAGGCTGCAGAAGGTAGCTGGTCTCAATTTATGGAATACATGTCTCCTGCTCATATAGTTTTACATGCTAAAGCAGATGCAGAAACACCAGCATCCGTAAATTTGGGTGAGGCTGCCGAAGGTAGCCTGCCTCAATGTATGGAACCCATGTCTCCTGCTCATACACTTCTGCGAGCTAAAACAGATTATGAAATACCAGCATCAGCAAACTTGAGTGAGGCTGCCAAATATGACAGTCTTCAGTGTACAGAATGCACCTCTCCTGCTCGTGCAGATTTGCAAGCTAAAGCAGATGAAGAAATATCGGAGAATTTCAGTGAGGTTGCCCAAGATAGCAGGCTTCAATGTGCTAAATTTACTTCCCTTGCTCACACTGCTAGCAAAGGTAAAGCAGTTGCGAAGAAAGGAACTTCAGAGAACTGCAGCGACGTTCCCGAAGATAGCAGCACCCAGCCATGCATGGAATTCACCTCTCCTGCTCACACAGTTCCAACTTTCCATCCATTCACAGATAACGTGCCAACTCCAAAAATTACTGCCAGT GAGAGAAATTTTTTGCTGTCTGTGCTTGAGTTGGCCTCACCTGGATCGAAGCCAGAAACTTCTCAGCAGCCTTCTTGCAAAAGGGCTCTTCTTAATAGCCTTTGA